In the genome of Pseudomonas fluorescens, the window CACCAAGTTCTATACCGGTCCGCTGGTGGCGGCTCTGGGTGATGTGGATATTTCCTGGGTCATCGGCCTGGTGGTTCCCGCCGCCCTGTATTACCTGTGTGCGAAAAAATGGCACGGCACAGTGCCTGATCGTTTGATCCTGCCGGTCGAGCAGGGCGCGGTCACCGAACAAAAGCTGAATGTGGGTCGCGCTGCGGCGCAGGCCTGATTGGACGTGGACAGGGCTGGATGCCTCTTGACTGCCGTAAGCCAATTCATGATTAGGAGCGTCACAACAATGAAATCGAACAAGACCCTGCTGACCACGTTGCTTTCCATGGGCCTGCTGGCCAGCGCCGGCGCCACTCAGGCGGCGGGTTGGTGCGAATCGGGCAAGCCGGTGAAGTTCGCCGGCCTGAACTGGGAAAGCGCCATGCTCCTGACCGACGTGATGCAAGTCGTGCTGGAGAAAGGCTACGACTGCAAGACTGACAGCCTGCCGGGCAACTCCATCACCATGGAAAACGCCCTGGGCAGCAACGATATTCAAGTGTTTGCCGAAGAGTGGGTCGGCCGTAGCGAAGTCTGGAACAAGGCCGAGAAAGCCGGCAAGGTCGTCGGTGTCGGCGCGCCGGTTGTTGGCGCAATTGAAGGCTGGTACGTGCCGCGCTACGTGATCGAAGGCGACGCCAAGCGCAAGCTGGAAGCCAAGGCCCCGGACCTGAAAAACATTGCTGACCTGGGCAAATACTCCGCGGTGTTCAAGGACGCCGAAGAGCCTTCCAAGGGCCGTTTCTACAACTGCCCGGCCGGTTGGACCTGTGAGCTCGACAACAGCGAAATGCTGAAGAGCTACGGTCTGGAAAGCACCTACACCAACTTCCGCCCGGGCACCGGTCCGGCGCTGGATGCCGCCGTGCTGTCGAGCTACAAGCGCGGCGAGCCGATCCTGTTCTACTACTGGTCGCCAACGCCGCTGATGGGCCAGATCGACGCGGTAAAACTCGAAGAAAAACCAGGCGTGAACAAGACCGTGACCATCAAGGTCGGCCTGTCCAAGACTTTCCACGACGAAGCGCCTGAATTGGTGGCCGTGCTGGAAAAGGTCAACGTGCCAATCGACCTGCTGAACCAGAACCTTGGGCGTATGAGCAAAGAGCGGATCGAATCACCAAAACTGGCCAAGATCTTCCTGAAGGAACATCCTGAAGTCTGGCACGCGTGGGTGAGCGAAGACGCAGCCAAGAAAATCGACGCGGCCTTGTAGGTTGAGCTTCTCCGGCTGTCGGCAGCGGCAGTCGGATGCTTGATCGCAACCCCTTGATTGAGAGTCTCTTATGTTTCCCGAAAGCTTTACCTTTTCCATCGCCGACTGGGTCAACGGTTGGGTCGATTCGCTGGTTACCAACTACGGCGATGTGTTCCGCAGCATCTCCGACACCTTGCTGTGGGCCATCGTCAATCTTGAAGGCCTGCTGCGCGCTGCACCCTGGTGGCTGATGCTGGCGATCGTGGCCGGTGTGGCCTGGCACGCGACCCGCAAGGTCGTGACCACCGCCGTCATCGTTGGTTTGCTGTTCCTGGTGGGTGCGGTCGGCCTCTGGGACAAGCTGATGCAGACCCTGGCGCTGATGATGGTGGCGACGATCATCTCGGTGTTGATCGGCATTCCGCTGGGCATTCTCTCGGCGCGCAGCAACCGCCTGCGTTCGATACTGATGCCGTTGCTGGACATCATGCAGACCATGCCGAGCTTCGTGTACCTGATCCCGGTGCTGATGCTGTTTGGCCTGGGCAAGGTCCCGGCGATTTTCGCCACCGTGATCTACGCCGCGCCACCGCTGATCCGCCTGACCGATCTGGGCATTCGCCAGGTCGACGGCGAAGTGATGGAAGCGATCAACGCCTTCGGTGCCAATCGCTGGCAGCAACTGTTCGGCGTGCAACTGCCGCTGGCCCTGCCGAGCATCATGGCCGGGATCAACCAGACCACCATGATGGCCCTGTCGATGGTGGTGATCGCCTCGATGATCGGTGCCCGTGGCCTGGGTGAAGACGTGCTGGTGGGGATTCAGACCCTCAACGTCGGACGCGGCCTTGAAGCCGGTCTGGCGATCGTGATTCTGGCTGTGGTGATCGACCGCATTACACAGGCGTACGGTCGCGCACGGCATGAGGTGAGCAAATGAACAACGCAACCGTGAGCAAGATCGAAGTCAAGAACGTCTTCAAGATTTTCGGCAACCGTGCCAAGGATGCGCTGGCCATGGTCGGCCAGGGCAAGACCAAGGACCAGGTGCTGGCCGAAACCGGCTGCGTGGTCGGCGTGAACGACCTGTCGCTGAGCATCGGCAGCGGCGAGATCTTCGTGATCATGGGCCTGTCGGGCTCCGGCAAGTCGACCCTGGTCCGCCACTTCAACCGCCTGATCGATCCGACCAGCGGCGCGATCCTGGTGGACGGCGTGGACATCCTGCAATACGACATGGAAGCGCTGCGCGAATTTCGTCGGCGCAAGATCAGCATGGTGTTCCAGAGCTTCGGCCTGTTGCCGCACAAGAGCGTGCTGGACAACGTCGCCTACGGCCTGAAAATCCGTGGCGAAAGCAAAGCCATGTGCGCCGAGCGTGCGCTGCACTGGATCAACACCGTGGGCCTCAAGGGCTACGAAAACAAATACCCGCACCAGCTATCCGGTGGCATGCGTCAGCGTGTGGGCCTGGCCCGCGCCTTGGCGGCGGACACCGACATCATCCTGATGGACGAAGCGTTCAGCGCCCTCGACCCGCTGATCCGCGCGGAAATGCAGGACCAGTTGCTGGAACTGCAAAAGACTCTGCACAAGACCATCGTCTTCATCACCCACGACCTCGACGAGGCCGTGCGCATCGGCAACCGCATCGCGATCCTCAAGGATGGCCGCCTGATTCAGGTCGGCACGCCGAGAGAGATCCTGCATTCGCCGGCGGATGAGTATGTCGACCGCTTTGTGCAGCGTCGGGCGGCGGTGGTTTAAAAGGTTTGTGCCGGCTGTGCTGGCCCCATCGCGAGCAAGCTCGCTCCCACAGTGGATCCCCGGTGTTCACAAAACCTGTGGGAGCGAGCTTGCTCGCGATGAGGCCGGAAAAGCTGCATCAAAATTCAGGTTTGTACGCAGAGGTTGAAGATGTCCCAGGCTGAAAAAATCGTTATCACCGAAGCGCAGGTCACCTGGCAGGACGTGGTCGCTGTGGCCCGCGATGGCGCACAGCTTGAGCTGTCGGCGCCGATCTGGGCGCGCATCGAAAACGCGCAGGCCATCGTCCAGCGCATCGTCACCAGCGGCGAACGTGCCTACGGCATCAACACCGGCCTGGGCGCGCTGTGCAACGTCTCGCTGCAGGACGAACAACTCAGCCAGTTGTCGCGCAACACCTTGCTCAGCCACGCCTGTGGCGTTGGCGCGCCACTGACCAACGAGCAGACCCGCTCGATCATGTGCGCCGCCGTCGTCAACTACAGCCATGGCAAATCCGGCCTGCACCGTCAGGTCGTCGAAGCACTGCTGGCGCTGCTCAACCGTGGCATCACCCCACAAGTGCCGTCCCAGGGTTCCGTGGGCTACCTGACCCACATGGCGCACATCGGCATCGCGCTGCTGGGTGTCGGCAATGTCAGCTATCGCGGCCAGGTCGTTTCCGCGCAGCAAGCGCTGGCCGAAGAAGGCCTGCAACCGGTCAAGCTTGGTGCCAAGGACGGTTTGTGCCTGGTCAACGGTACGCCATGCATGACCGGCCTGAGCTGCCTGGCGATTGCCGATGCGACGCGCCTGCTGGAATGGGCTGACGTGATTGGTGCCATGAGTTTCGAAGCCCAGCGCGGGCAGATCGACGCGTTCGATG includes:
- a CDS encoding ABC transporter substrate-binding protein; its protein translation is MKSNKTLLTTLLSMGLLASAGATQAAGWCESGKPVKFAGLNWESAMLLTDVMQVVLEKGYDCKTDSLPGNSITMENALGSNDIQVFAEEWVGRSEVWNKAEKAGKVVGVGAPVVGAIEGWYVPRYVIEGDAKRKLEAKAPDLKNIADLGKYSAVFKDAEEPSKGRFYNCPAGWTCELDNSEMLKSYGLESTYTNFRPGTGPALDAAVLSSYKRGEPILFYYWSPTPLMGQIDAVKLEEKPGVNKTVTIKVGLSKTFHDEAPELVAVLEKVNVPIDLLNQNLGRMSKERIESPKLAKIFLKEHPEVWHAWVSEDAAKKIDAAL
- a CDS encoding proline/glycine betaine ABC transporter permease, with amino-acid sequence MFPESFTFSIADWVNGWVDSLVTNYGDVFRSISDTLLWAIVNLEGLLRAAPWWLMLAIVAGVAWHATRKVVTTAVIVGLLFLVGAVGLWDKLMQTLALMMVATIISVLIGIPLGILSARSNRLRSILMPLLDIMQTMPSFVYLIPVLMLFGLGKVPAIFATVIYAAPPLIRLTDLGIRQVDGEVMEAINAFGANRWQQLFGVQLPLALPSIMAGINQTTMMALSMVVIASMIGARGLGEDVLVGIQTLNVGRGLEAGLAIVILAVVIDRITQAYGRARHEVSK
- a CDS encoding glycine betaine/L-proline ABC transporter ATP-binding protein, giving the protein MNNATVSKIEVKNVFKIFGNRAKDALAMVGQGKTKDQVLAETGCVVGVNDLSLSIGSGEIFVIMGLSGSGKSTLVRHFNRLIDPTSGAILVDGVDILQYDMEALREFRRRKISMVFQSFGLLPHKSVLDNVAYGLKIRGESKAMCAERALHWINTVGLKGYENKYPHQLSGGMRQRVGLARALAADTDIILMDEAFSALDPLIRAEMQDQLLELQKTLHKTIVFITHDLDEAVRIGNRIAILKDGRLIQVGTPREILHSPADEYVDRFVQRRAAVV